A DNA window from Chryseobacterium sp. MEBOG06 contains the following coding sequences:
- a CDS encoding DUF2199 domain-containing protein has protein sequence MKYICECCGEEKEDWPALAYNSPYYYTCLSEEEQKNNELTSDLCVVEETEHTHRFVRAVLIQEVVDDCRDLDYGIWVSLSEKSFNEYVENYDNKEFEAEYFGWLSTYLPDYDFPESIPTTVVVNNTIGRPFVFPHQDYEHPFVHDFYNGITKEEAEKRINWVLNAEKN, from the coding sequence ATGAAATACATCTGTGAATGCTGCGGGGAAGAAAAAGAAGACTGGCCGGCGCTGGCCTACAATTCTCCTTACTATTACACCTGCTTATCAGAAGAGGAACAGAAAAACAATGAGCTGACTTCTGATCTTTGTGTGGTTGAAGAAACTGAGCATACTCATCGGTTTGTGAGAGCCGTTCTGATACAGGAAGTTGTTGATGACTGCCGGGATCTTGATTATGGTATCTGGGTTTCGCTAAGTGAGAAAAGCTTCAACGAATATGTAGAAAATTATGACAATAAAGAATTTGAAGCTGAATATTTCGGATGGCTTTCCACGTATCTTCCGGATTACGATTTCCCGGAAAGTATACCGACAACTGTTGTGGTAAATAATACTATTGGCCGTCCGTTTGTCTTTCCTCATCAGGATTATGAGCATCCCTTTGTACACGATTTTTATAATGGGATTACAAAAGAAGAAGCCGAAAAAAGGATTAATTGGGTCTTAAATGCAGAAAAAAATTAA
- a CDS encoding NAD(P)H-dependent oxidoreductase, whose product MKTLIIVTHPGIEKSVINKRWIKELQKNPEKYTVHQLYKVYPDGKINVAEEQKLMESYDNIVFQFPFYWFSSPPLLKQWLDEVVLYGWAYGSGSGFKLAGKKMSLAVTAGIDEEGYSASGEYKYTMKELFRPYELTFDYIKADYKEPFVYYGIERDSSDEWIEKSVPMYLEFLDTL is encoded by the coding sequence ATGAAGACGTTAATTATTGTTACACACCCTGGAATTGAAAAATCTGTTATCAATAAAAGATGGATTAAAGAACTGCAAAAAAATCCTGAAAAATACACTGTTCATCAGCTCTATAAAGTCTATCCAGATGGGAAAATCAACGTAGCAGAAGAGCAAAAACTAATGGAATCTTATGACAATATTGTATTCCAGTTTCCTTTTTACTGGTTCAGCAGTCCGCCGCTTTTGAAGCAATGGCTGGATGAGGTTGTGCTGTATGGCTGGGCGTATGGCAGCGGCAGTGGTTTCAAACTGGCAGGAAAGAAAATGTCTCTGGCGGTTACAGCCGGAATTGACGAAGAGGGCTACAGCGCTTCCGGAGAATATAAATACACAATGAAAGAACTGTTCCGGCCTTATGAACTGACCTTCGATTATATAAAAGCAGACTATAAAGAGCCTTTCGTCTACTACGGAATTGAAAGAGATTCTTCTGATGAGTGGATTGAAAAAAGTGTTCCGATGTATCTTGAGTTCCTGGATACTTTGTGA
- a CDS encoding winged helix-turn-helix transcriptional regulator, which yields MTKIKQTSTNFANKKALADECPEIYASNIIGGQWALAICCYLINGKMRFGELKKKLNNITERMLTLQLRRLEEDKIITRTVYAEVPPRVEYELTEIGYKLGPIILEFEKWGKEHKELIKETSENPQRIEISTE from the coding sequence ATGACTAAAATAAAGCAAACATCCACCAATTTTGCCAATAAAAAAGCCCTTGCTGATGAATGTCCTGAGATCTATGCTTCCAATATTATCGGAGGGCAATGGGCTCTGGCTATCTGCTGTTATCTGATCAACGGAAAGATGAGGTTTGGTGAACTGAAGAAAAAACTCAATAACATTACAGAGCGAATGCTGACCCTTCAGCTTCGAAGACTGGAGGAAGATAAAATTATTACCCGAACAGTCTATGCAGAAGTTCCGCCACGCGTAGAATATGAGCTTACAGAAATCGGTTATAAACTGGGTCCTATTATTCTGGAATTTGAAAAATGGGGAAAAGAACATAAAGAACTTATAAAAGAGACTTCAGAGAATCCCCAAAGAATTGAGATTTCTACGGAATGA